TCAACTGCGAGCAGAACTCCCTGCTCTTTCTTGTCGTTCCTGAAAAGGGCGGCGTCTGCCACACTAAGGACGCCGCCGGAGACACCCGTCGCAGCTGCTATTATCGCTCGGTGAAAGACGGCAAGCTCAAGTTCTTGTAGACAAACCCACTCAGCATTTTCCGGTCGGGCAAGGCATCGACGACTGGTTGATGCCGTTAAAGGCCTTGGTGTAACCGGCGCGGCGCACCTGATCAAGCGCTATGCCCGAACGGCGACCGGAACGACAGTAGAGCACGATCGGGCGGTTCGTATCGGCGCCAAGTTCGTTCATACGGCGATCGATCTCATCAAGCGGGATGTTCACTGCTCCAGGATAGTGTCCCGATGCAAACTCTGCCGGAGTACGCACATCGACAATGAGCGCCCCGTCTTTAATCGCCTGCTCGATGGCAGAAGGTCCGGACGGGGACGCCCCGGAAGGGTTCGAAGAATTCGAAGGGCTGCACGAAGCAAGAGAAACGGCCATAACAGCAAGAACAAGGAAACGCATACACACCTCTTTCGGGATATACCCCCGATGGGTATAAAGAACAGAAGGCATCGCCGCCCGTAAAGCATTTTTTCAGGCCTGAAGTTACGGCCGCTCAAGGCAGGAGTCGGAGCATCAGGCGATTGATTACCGGATACAGAGTCACCGCACCAGACGGAAGCTGTGGAAACGGTTTCATCAGATCTGCTCCTGTTACCTCTACAGGTAGAAAAGCAGTCAGATGTACAAAAATTATTTTGCCGTCATGTACGCCGGTAAGACCGGTGTCTCATCACCCTGACGGGCCCCGACCTACTTAAAATCGCGATCAAACATCTCTTTGAGAATACGACGTGCCTCGACCTCAGAAGCGTTGTGCTCCTCGGACGACACGGGCCCGAATTCGCCTTTTTCGTAGCGGCGGGCCAGCCTGATATATTCAAGGGATCCCATTACGGTTAACAGCGTACGGGCCTTATTCTCGTAAACCTTCACATCGCCGTCTTTCGCCACGACAAGGGCAAAGGGCGGGATTTTCATGCCGCCGCGAATCAGACATCCGGCGGTGATCATCGCCCCGTCGCCGATCTGTGCGCCGTCGAGTACGATCGTACCGATACCGACAAGACAGGCTCGCCCGATCGAACATCCGTGCAGCATCACCTTATGCCCGACTAACGTATAATCGCCGATGGTCAGACGGCCGCCTGAATCCGTATGCAGGATGCTGCCGTCCTGTATGTTCACACCACGACCGATCTCGATTGCTCCGAGGTCGGCACGCAGCACCGTCGACGGCCAGATCGAGCAATGCTCGCCCAGCGTCACGTTCCCTATTACGC
This region of Leptonema illini DSM 21528 genomic DNA includes:
- a CDS encoding gamma carbonic anhydrase family protein; translated protein: MSKGFSLEDSPNHRCVNAQPDSVFLHPSSSVIGNVTLGEHCSIWPSTVLRADLGAIEIGRGVNIQDGSILHTDSGGRLTIGDYTLVGHKVMLHGCSIGRACLVGIGTIVLDGAQIGDGAMITAGCLIRGGMKIPPFALVVAKDGDVKVYENKARTLLTVMGSLEYIRLARRYEKGEFGPVSSEEHNASEVEARRILKEMFDRDFK
- a CDS encoding rhodanese-like domain-containing protein, which produces MRFLVLAVMAVSLASCSPSNSSNPSGASPSGPSAIEQAIKDGALIVDVRTPAEFASGHYPGAVNIPLDEIDRRMNELGADTNRPIVLYCRSGRRSGIALDQVRRAGYTKAFNGINQSSMPCPTGKC